In the Methylomonas rhizoryzae genome, one interval contains:
- a CDS encoding DNA recombination protein RmuC produces MIEIWIVPAAAIVSGLLGYALAVWLGGSRRTALSAQIDDMNRQLQQQSVKLAVAEERLSLLSQRESELQALQQQLLVLKTENAELNTRQQEQHKHNEEKIRLLQDAENQLKTQFENLAHRIFEERGKQFVEHNKTSIETLVAPLKQQLGEFKQRVESVYDNETKDRISLREEIVSLRRDTQKMNQEALNLTRALKGDHKAQGNWGEMILEKVLEQSGLRKGIEYETQGAFRDQDNRLFKPDVIVRLPDNKDVVIDSKVSLNAYERYCSSEDDAERTEALKQHVEAVRAHIKGLSGKDYSSLKGLRSLDFVLLFMPIEAAFMAAFQGDEKLFNDAFEHKIVVVTPTTLLATLRTIQNIWRYEQQNENARLIADKAGALYDKIRGFVEDIEKLGNQLSTVQKTYDGIVNKLSSGQGNLLRQASNLEELGVKVKKKLPKSLTAQPEAGEATTGDRTPPVR; encoded by the coding sequence TTGATTGAAATTTGGATAGTACCGGCAGCGGCGATTGTGTCCGGCTTACTCGGTTATGCGCTGGCGGTTTGGCTAGGCGGGAGTCGCCGCACCGCGCTGTCGGCGCAAATCGACGACATGAATCGGCAATTGCAGCAACAAAGCGTGAAACTGGCTGTGGCAGAAGAGAGGCTGAGCTTGCTAAGTCAACGCGAATCCGAGTTGCAAGCCTTGCAACAACAGTTATTGGTCCTGAAAACCGAAAACGCTGAACTGAATACCCGCCAGCAAGAACAACACAAGCATAACGAAGAGAAAATCCGCTTGCTGCAGGATGCGGAAAATCAACTGAAAACCCAGTTCGAAAATCTGGCGCACCGGATTTTCGAGGAACGCGGCAAGCAATTCGTCGAGCATAACAAGACCAGTATCGAAACGCTGGTGGCACCGCTGAAGCAGCAGCTCGGCGAGTTCAAGCAACGGGTGGAAAGCGTTTACGACAACGAAACCAAGGACCGCATCAGCCTGCGCGAGGAAATCGTTTCGTTGCGCCGCGACACCCAGAAAATGAACCAGGAAGCGCTGAATCTGACCCGCGCGTTAAAAGGCGACCACAAGGCCCAGGGTAATTGGGGCGAGATGATTCTGGAAAAGGTACTGGAACAATCCGGCCTGCGCAAGGGCATCGAATACGAAACCCAGGGCGCGTTCCGCGACCAGGACAATCGGCTGTTCAAACCCGACGTGATCGTCCGCCTGCCGGACAACAAGGACGTGGTGATCGATTCGAAGGTGTCATTGAACGCCTACGAGCGCTACTGTTCCAGCGAAGACGATGCCGAACGCACCGAAGCCCTGAAGCAACACGTCGAAGCGGTGCGCGCCCACATCAAAGGCCTTAGCGGCAAGGATTACTCCAGCCTGAAAGGCCTGCGCTCTCTGGATTTCGTGCTGCTGTTCATGCCGATCGAAGCCGCTTTCATGGCCGCTTTTCAAGGCGACGAGAAACTGTTCAACGACGCCTTCGAGCACAAAATCGTCGTCGTCACCCCGACCACGTTATTGGCAACCCTGCGCACGATCCAAAACATTTGGCGCTACGAACAACAAAACGAAAACGCCCGGCTGATCGCCGACAAGGCCGGCGCGCTGTACGACAAAATCCGCGGCTTTGTCGAAGACATCGAAAAACTCGGCAACCAACTTAGCACCGTGCAAAAAACCTACGACGGTATCGTTAATAAACTCAGCAGCGGCCAGGGCAATTTGTTACGGCAAGCTAGCAATTTGGAAGAGCTGGGCGTGAAGGTAAAAAAGAAACTGCCTAAGAGCTTGACGGCACAACCGGAGGCAGGAGAGGCGACGACCGGAGACCGAACACCGCCGGTTCGATAA